The [Eubacterium] siraeum genome contains a region encoding:
- a CDS encoding ABC transporter permease yields MSDKFSIDDILAEIGSDKDVSKETAKSAGSADKKAPSQSAPGATMILNSIDEKKKTQGKENTIEISAKNLQHLKGVVGEGQRRPKEPAQQAPKAAESPKAKKPDNDAHYKRLSEFDDDEKPVKHRLNASHDSVAPAKENPALKAEKKSKKPPQTIFGNADEKPKEKAEKVSVSINTSANMTFKQKVKQYRFLFEELTKRDFKKKYKRTLLGVLWSIISPFLTFLVQYFVFGYIFHRLDSGFVIYLLTGTLMFNFFTNATTNGMFSMYSNGAILSKVKVPKSLFVLSSNSAATFNFLLTLIVYFAFMVFCKITFGLHLLLIIYPILCLIIFNIGMSYILSALFVFFRDMQYLYQIFTMLLMYMSAIFYEVKHFPEELRFIFNVNPVYHYISYMRQLVMQASVPSLTEHIICLSFALGMLGIGYFIHSKTEQKFVYYY; encoded by the coding sequence TTGAGCGATAAATTCAGTATTGATGATATACTGGCTGAAATCGGCAGCGACAAGGACGTAAGCAAGGAAACCGCAAAAAGTGCAGGCTCTGCGGATAAGAAAGCACCGTCACAGTCAGCGCCGGGTGCGACCATGATACTTAATTCTATAGATGAAAAGAAAAAAACACAGGGTAAAGAAAATACCATTGAAATATCCGCAAAGAACCTTCAGCATCTGAAGGGTGTTGTCGGTGAAGGACAGAGAAGGCCGAAAGAACCTGCACAGCAGGCACCGAAAGCGGCAGAGTCCCCAAAAGCAAAAAAACCGGACAATGATGCACATTACAAAAGGCTTTCTGAGTTTGACGATGATGAAAAGCCTGTAAAGCATAGATTGAATGCGTCGCATGACAGCGTTGCACCGGCAAAGGAAAATCCTGCGTTAAAGGCAGAGAAAAAGTCTAAGAAACCGCCTCAGACCATATTCGGAAACGCAGATGAAAAGCCTAAGGAAAAAGCCGAAAAGGTAAGCGTATCTATCAATACAAGTGCGAATATGACCTTCAAGCAAAAGGTGAAGCAGTACAGATTCCTTTTTGAAGAGCTGACAAAGCGTGATTTCAAGAAGAAATATAAAAGAACGCTTCTCGGCGTGCTGTGGAGCATAATTTCACCGTTTCTGACGTTCCTTGTTCAGTATTTTGTGTTCGGATATATATTCCACCGTCTTGATTCGGGATTTGTAATCTACCTGCTCACAGGTACTCTGATGTTCAACTTCTTCACCAATGCGACTACTAACGGTATGTTCTCGATGTATTCAAACGGGGCAATATTGTCAAAAGTCAAAGTACCTAAAAGCCTTTTTGTGCTGTCGTCCAACTCTGCGGCAACCTTCAATTTCCTTCTTACACTGATTGTTTATTTTGCATTTATGGTATTCTGCAAGATAACCTTCGGCTTGCATCTTTTATTGATAATCTACCCGATACTTTGTCTGATTATTTTCAATATAGGAATGAGCTATATCCTGTCCGCACTTTTCGTGTTCTTCAGGGATATGCAGTATCTTTACCAGATATTCACAATGCTTCTGATGTACATGTCGGCTATCTTCTATGAAGTCAAGCACTTCCCCGAGGAGTTGAGATTCATATTCAATGTAAACCCGGTATATCATTATATATCATATATGCGTCAGCTTGTTATGCAGGCATCCGTTCCGAGTTTAACGGAGCATATTATCTGTCTGTCGTTTGCGCTTGGTATGCTCGGCATCGGATATTTCATCCACAGCAAGACAGAGCAGAAGTTCGTTTATTATTATTAA
- a CDS encoding glycosyltransferase — MPLISVIMGVHNSDPDMLLSAVGSVLSQSVSDIELIICDDGSENNIRKILDGIKDSRLKLISFKENKGLAAALNACIDVAGGKYIARQDDDDISLSGRFEKQIGYLENHSDTYFIGTDCELYSQGEGVYGERIMPQTVDKRSFLFNSPFIHGSMMFRREVFDKERYRTLGKNRKYEDYDLFMRLCADGFKSANLPEKLYRFHYDRSTRRVSFSMRCDEFKVRTEGFKRLGLMPAGFFYALKPILLGFIPRKAMIKLKEKTTGV; from the coding sequence ATGCCGTTAATATCAGTAATAATGGGAGTGCATAACAGCGATCCCGATATGCTCTTAAGTGCTGTCGGCTCGGTCTTGTCACAATCGGTATCCGATATTGAGCTTATAATATGTGATGACGGGTCTGAAAACAACATAAGAAAAATACTTGACGGTATCAAAGACAGCCGTTTGAAGCTGATTTCTTTCAAGGAAAACAAAGGACTTGCGGCGGCTCTGAATGCCTGTATTGACGTTGCGGGCGGAAAATATATCGCAAGGCAGGACGATGACGACATCAGCCTTTCGGGAAGGTTTGAAAAACAAATCGGGTACCTTGAAAATCACAGCGATACTTATTTCATCGGAACAGATTGCGAACTTTATTCGCAGGGCGAAGGCGTATACGGCGAGCGTATAATGCCGCAAACCGTTGACAAGAGGAGCTTTCTGTTCAATTCGCCGTTTATTCACGGCAGTATGATGTTCAGACGTGAGGTTTTCGATAAAGAGCGTTACAGAACGCTCGGCAAAAACCGCAAATACGAAGATTACGATTTATTTATGAGACTTTGTGCAGACGGCTTCAAGTCCGCAAATCTGCCCGAGAAGCTGTACAGATTCCATTACGATAGATCAACAAGACGTGTTTCGTTTTCAATGAGGTGCGATGAATTCAAAGTGAGAACAGAGGGCTTCAAAAGGCTCGGCCTTATGCCCGCCGGATTCTTTTATGCCTTGAAACCGATTTTACTCGGATTTATACCTCGTAAAGCAATGATAAAGCTGAAAGAAAAGACTACCGGAGTATAG
- a CDS encoding glycosyltransferase, giving the protein MSKTVLFVASVTKKHIIQFHLPYMKWFKEHGYKVHVCAGDDFEPEEARHIPYCDEYYIVPFYRSPFATQNFRSYKELRKLIEENEYELVHCHTPVAAAIARFAFRNARKKHNTKVLYTAHGFHFYKGAPKISRLYYSVEKAMIRYTDGIITINEEDYLAAKKMCRNKKCDAYKISGIGIDLSRVRNSTRTREDIRDEFGIPHDAFLVMSNSEINENKNVECSITAIAANKGVYMLICGTGKSMDKCRDLVKELGCTDRIIFAGYRYDAKELLHGADAFIFPSYREGLGLAAIEAMGAGLPLIVSDNRGTREYAVNGENAIVCECNNVSQFINAVRLLSSDGELCKKLGRNGYSCADKYGIENSLAEMAEIYGKYVDIPTSETETEVLSGENR; this is encoded by the coding sequence ATGAGTAAGACCGTATTGTTTGTTGCGTCTGTTACCAAAAAGCATATTATACAGTTCCATCTGCCGTATATGAAGTGGTTCAAGGAACACGGATACAAGGTTCATGTATGCGCAGGCGATGACTTTGAACCGGAAGAGGCAAGACATATACCCTATTGCGATGAATATTACATAGTGCCCTTTTACCGTTCGCCGTTTGCTACGCAGAATTTCCGCTCATATAAGGAATTACGCAAGCTGATAGAAGAAAACGAGTACGAGCTTGTGCATTGCCATACTCCCGTGGCGGCGGCTATCGCACGTTTTGCTTTCAGGAATGCAAGAAAAAAGCATAACACAAAGGTGCTTTATACCGCTCACGGCTTTCATTTCTATAAGGGCGCACCTAAGATAAGCCGTTTGTACTATAGCGTAGAAAAGGCTATGATTCGTTACACCGACGGAATTATCACGATAAATGAAGAGGACTATCTTGCGGCAAAGAAAATGTGCCGCAACAAAAAATGCGATGCTTATAAAATTTCCGGTATCGGCATTGATTTAAGCCGTGTCAGAAATTCTACCCGTACAAGAGAAGACATCAGAGATGAATTCGGAATACCGCACGACGCATTTCTCGTTATGTCAAACTCGGAAATCAACGAGAACAAGAATGTTGAATGCTCTATAACTGCGATTGCCGCCAACAAGGGCGTATATATGCTTATCTGTGGCACGGGCAAAAGTATGGATAAGTGCAGAGATCTTGTAAAGGAGCTTGGCTGCACCGACAGGATCATATTCGCAGGATACCGTTATGACGCAAAGGAGCTTCTGCATGGTGCGGATGCGTTTATTTTCCCAAGCTACCGTGAGGGACTCGGACTTGCGGCTATCGAGGCTATGGGAGCAGGTCTTCCACTCATCGTTTCGGATAACAGAGGAACGAGAGAATATGCGGTAAACGGCGAAAATGCGATTGTATGCGAGTGCAACAATGTGTCGCAGTTCATTAATGCGGTGCGTCTGCTAAGCTCGGACGGGGAGTTATGCAAAAAGCTCGGCAGAAACGGATATTCCTGCGCCGATAAATACGGAATCGAAAATTCGCTTGCCGAAATGGCTGAGATTTACGGAAAATACGTTGATATACCAACGTCAGAAACTGAAACGGAAGTGTTGTCGGGTGAAAACAGATAA
- the pflA gene encoding pyruvate formate-lyase-activating protein, with amino-acid sequence MECRYSAIQTLGTLDGPGVRFVLFLQGCPLRCGYCHNPETRDASGGKTATVKDVMQKVLRCRNYFGKNGGITVSGGEPLMQAKFVTELFKECKRQGINTCLDTSGCIMNDDVTELLKVTDLCMLDIKMTNDEDYRKYIGCSLDAPLKFLDKLTEMNVETWIRQVTVCGVNDDDTNIKRLNDIANKHENVTFAELLPFRKLCKTKYDDMGIEFPFDIYPETSQDVIEKLKPGLDKFVF; translated from the coding sequence ATGGAGTGCAGATACAGTGCAATACAGACGCTCGGCACGCTTGACGGTCCGGGAGTGCGGTTTGTATTGTTCCTGCAGGGGTGTCCGCTCCGTTGCGGATACTGTCACAATCCCGAAACAAGAGATGCAAGCGGCGGAAAAACAGCCACCGTCAAAGATGTAATGCAAAAGGTGCTGAGATGCCGTAATTATTTCGGCAAGAACGGCGGTATCACGGTATCCGGCGGAGAGCCGCTTATGCAGGCAAAATTCGTAACCGAGCTTTTTAAGGAATGTAAAAGGCAGGGTATAAACACCTGTCTTGATACATCGGGCTGTATAATGAACGATGACGTTACGGAGCTTCTCAAGGTCACCGACCTTTGTATGCTTGACATAAAGATGACAAATGACGAGGACTACAGGAAGTATATCGGTTGCTCCCTTGACGCACCGCTGAAATTTCTTGACAAGCTGACCGAAATGAACGTAGAAACGTGGATAAGACAGGTGACGGTATGCGGCGTAAATGACGATGATACGAATATCAAAAGGCTTAATGATATAGCAAATAAGCACGAAAATGTCACTTTTGCGGAGCTTCTCCCGTTCAGAAAGCTGTGTAAGACGAAATACGACGATATGGGCATCGAGTTCCCGTTTGATATATATCCCGAAACTTCTCAGGATGTCATCGAGAAGCTTAAACCCGGTCTTGATAAATTTGTATTCTGA